In the Corynebacterium gerontici genome, one interval contains:
- a CDS encoding zinc ribbon domain-containing protein YjdM — protein MDEVTLPPCPECASEFTYEMPPLLVCPECAHEWQPQDEAAEERIVIKDSVGNELFDGDSVTVVKTLKVKGSSQPIKTGTKVRNIRLLPEATDGHDIDCKIDGFGAMKLKSSVVRKV, from the coding sequence ATGGACGAAGTAACCCTACCCCCGTGCCCAGAATGCGCCAGCGAATTCACTTACGAGATGCCACCGCTTCTGGTCTGCCCCGAGTGCGCGCACGAGTGGCAACCGCAGGACGAAGCCGCCGAGGAACGCATCGTGATCAAGGATTCCGTCGGCAATGAGCTTTTCGACGGCGACTCGGTCACCGTGGTCAAAACGCTCAAGGTCAAAGGCTCCTCCCAGCCCATCAAAACCGGTACCAAGGTTCGTAATATCCGCCTTCTGCCAGAGGCCACCGATGGCCACGATATTGATTGCAAGATCGACGGCTTCGGCGCAATGAAGCTGAAGTCTTCTGTCGTGCGTAAGGTTTAA
- a CDS encoding sensor histidine kinase, whose amino-acid sequence MDTRQTPSKTTAHRTALHMPALRSRSVWRLLILFVIALSTLLAVTSSRQPGQPLWHQIVAICGIAAMLVGVWLQHRHLAATFLVALGLSIFTFSGSIQYLGLAYGVVCWQTWVLAARLEHRRAAVLAGIIGASLLGQFLILLHPTAAYSGLIDYWKDAPAETFSTLGAMGAFTSVSIGFFWLLGNASRRRTQRLEDLRARAELAALTERGRIAREMHDIVAHSLTAVIAQADGGRFAAAQHPEKATEVLATISRESRKALAEMRSLLSILHEEDRSNDIAPGSEQIAALVKEAERNGLRVSFNQEGTSQQLSESKSLTLYRIVQECLTNAIKHAGAVEATLLIQWEDRITVTMDNAPGQGLGGLPDDFGRGLIGIRERARIHGGDARWGASKSYPGGWKVQAWLMG is encoded by the coding sequence ATGGATACACGACAGACACCTAGCAAGACCACGGCGCATCGAACAGCGCTCCATATGCCCGCGCTTCGAAGCCGCAGCGTGTGGCGGCTGTTGATCCTGTTTGTGATCGCCTTGAGTACTTTGCTCGCTGTGACGTCTTCGCGGCAACCGGGGCAACCCCTTTGGCATCAGATCGTTGCAATCTGCGGCATCGCCGCCATGCTCGTTGGCGTCTGGCTTCAGCATCGCCATTTGGCCGCGACCTTTCTTGTGGCGCTGGGTCTCTCGATATTCACCTTTAGTGGTTCGATCCAGTATTTGGGGCTGGCCTATGGGGTCGTGTGTTGGCAGACATGGGTCCTGGCCGCGCGGTTGGAACACCGACGAGCAGCGGTGCTTGCTGGAATCATTGGGGCGAGCCTGCTGGGGCAGTTCCTCATCTTGCTTCACCCAACTGCTGCCTACAGTGGCCTCATTGATTATTGGAAGGACGCTCCGGCTGAGACGTTCAGTACCTTGGGTGCGATGGGCGCGTTTACTTCGGTATCCATTGGTTTTTTCTGGCTCCTCGGCAACGCTTCCCGCAGACGAACTCAACGCCTAGAGGATTTGCGGGCACGCGCAGAGCTCGCGGCTTTGACGGAACGGGGCAGAATCGCCAGGGAAATGCACGATATCGTGGCGCATTCACTCACGGCGGTGATCGCCCAGGCTGATGGTGGGCGTTTCGCCGCAGCCCAGCACCCCGAGAAGGCTACAGAGGTACTCGCTACCATTTCCCGGGAGTCTCGGAAAGCATTGGCCGAGATGCGTTCCCTGCTATCGATTCTGCATGAGGAGGATCGATCGAATGACATCGCGCCGGGCAGCGAGCAGATCGCCGCGCTGGTCAAAGAGGCTGAGCGCAATGGGCTGCGCGTTAGCTTTAACCAGGAAGGAACGTCACAGCAGCTCAGTGAGTCGAAATCTTTGACGCTCTACCGGATCGTGCAGGAATGCCTGACCAACGCAATCAAGCATGCAGGTGCCGTGGAGGCCACCTTGCTCATTCAGTGGGAGGATAGAATCACGGTGACCATGGACAACGCGCCAGGCCAGGGGCTTGGCGGGTTGCCCGATGATTTTGGGCGCGGATTGATTGGTATTCGCGAACGTGCCAGGATCCACGGTGGAGATGCGCGCTGGGGTGCGTCGAAAAGCTATCCAGGAGGTTGGAAGGTGCAGGCGTGGCTGATGGGGTAG
- a CDS encoding ABC transporter ATP-binding protein, translating to MFTVQGLTKRYGSNLAVENLSFGVPDGKVTGFLGPNGSGKSTTMRCMLGLDTPTSGKAIVTHGQFQGAVQDSKQKAQLVGALLDASWVDPKRSARNHLRMLARGAGISDTRVDECLDLVGLSSKAKAKVGGFSLGMRQRLGVASALLGDPQHLLFDEPVNGLDPEGVSWMRQTIRYFASEGRSVLVSSHLLAEMQQTADRLVIIGRGKLIGEYDMADFLGGGLVEIETPHSEFADVLKQHGFKPTPIERGFHVPVEGEEQAAREQIARLALEHKVLLTGLKARSAGLEERFLQATMDDQEYRSK from the coding sequence ATGTTCACAGTTCAAGGATTAACCAAGCGTTACGGCAGCAACCTGGCCGTTGAAAACCTCAGCTTTGGGGTGCCCGATGGCAAAGTCACGGGCTTTCTCGGCCCCAACGGATCAGGCAAATCCACCACGATGCGCTGCATGCTGGGTCTCGACACCCCAACGAGCGGAAAGGCGATTGTCACACACGGGCAGTTCCAAGGCGCGGTGCAGGACAGTAAGCAGAAGGCTCAGCTCGTCGGCGCGCTTCTCGATGCCTCCTGGGTAGACCCGAAGCGCAGCGCCCGCAACCATCTGCGCATGCTCGCCCGCGGTGCAGGGATCAGCGATACGCGCGTGGATGAGTGCCTGGACCTTGTAGGCCTAAGTTCTAAAGCGAAGGCCAAAGTCGGCGGCTTTTCGCTGGGCATGCGACAGCGGTTGGGGGTTGCCAGCGCGCTGCTCGGTGATCCTCAACATTTGCTTTTCGACGAGCCCGTGAACGGCCTTGACCCCGAAGGCGTGAGCTGGATGCGTCAAACCATCCGCTACTTCGCTTCCGAAGGTCGGTCGGTGCTGGTGTCCTCCCACCTGCTAGCAGAGATGCAGCAAACGGCAGACCGCCTGGTGATTATCGGGCGCGGCAAACTCATCGGCGAGTATGACATGGCCGATTTTCTCGGCGGGGGACTGGTTGAAATAGAAACTCCGCACAGCGAATTCGCAGATGTGCTCAAACAACACGGCTTCAAGCCAACACCCATCGAGCGCGGTTTCCACGTTCCAGTGGAGGGCGAAGAACAAGCCGCCCGTGAACAGATCGCGCGCCTTGCGCTGGAGCACAAGGTGTTGCTCACAGGCCTCAAGGCTCGCAGCGCAGGACTCGAAGAACGCTTCCTGCAAGCAACGATGGACGATCAAGAATATAGGAGCAAATAA
- a CDS encoding TrmH family RNA methyltransferase, which translates to MIESLLDSKAREISAVIDAEFPGRFIIDDEENIAQAIAHGVTIHEVVSIGERTPADVLAQALREHHIEVVGMAVHVAKRLFGHDKRPRLFAVAETPQSHDLDSALSPEGDIVVLDGVRLPGNIGAIVRTAAGLGAAAVVLVDSGLEDALDRRLVRASRGLVFAIPVIIASREDVLAALQEHDIPLASLAADAPQKLSTIADVEGRIALVMGSEKHGVSTQLHEHAKYRFSIPMREGVESLNVSVATGIALFTHAQR; encoded by the coding sequence ATGATTGAATCGCTGCTCGACTCAAAAGCACGCGAAATTTCCGCAGTAATCGACGCAGAATTTCCCGGCCGCTTCATCATCGACGATGAAGAAAATATTGCCCAGGCTATTGCCCATGGTGTCACCATCCATGAGGTAGTGAGCATCGGCGAACGAACTCCCGCTGATGTGCTTGCTCAGGCTCTCCGCGAACATCACATCGAAGTGGTGGGAATGGCCGTACATGTGGCAAAGAGGTTGTTTGGCCATGATAAGCGCCCGCGATTGTTTGCCGTCGCCGAGACTCCCCAATCGCACGATCTTGATTCGGCACTCTCTCCAGAAGGTGACATCGTGGTGCTCGACGGTGTCCGCTTGCCCGGTAACATTGGTGCGATCGTCCGCACCGCCGCGGGTTTGGGTGCCGCTGCCGTGGTGTTGGTGGATTCAGGTTTGGAAGACGCATTGGATCGCCGCCTAGTTCGAGCGAGTCGAGGTTTAGTGTTTGCCATTCCCGTCATTATTGCTTCACGCGAGGACGTCCTCGCCGCACTCCAGGAGCATGACATCCCGTTGGCAAGCCTGGCGGCTGACGCTCCACAGAAGCTCTCAACCATCGCCGACGTTGAAGGCCGGATCGCCTTGGTGATGGGCAGCGAGAAACATGGCGTGTCCACGCAGTTGCATGAACACGCCAAGTATCGTTTCTCAATTCCTATGCGCGAGGGCGTGGAAAGCCTGAACGTCTCGGTAGCTACCGGCATCGCCCTTTTCACGCACGCCCAGCGTTAA
- a CDS encoding DNA-directed RNA polymerase subunit beta', giving the protein MLDVNFFDELRIGLATADDIRRWSKGEVKKPETINYRTLKPEKDGLFCERIFGPTRDWECACGKYKRVRYKGIICERCGVEVTKSKVRRERMGHIELAAPVTHIWYFKGVPSRLGYLLDLAPKDLERIIYFAANIITSVDEEARHNDLSTLEAEMLLEKKDVEADAESDIAERAQKLEEDLAELEAAGAKADARRKVQNAAEKEMQHIRERAEREIDRLEEIWQTFVKLAPKQMIIDETIYEELIDRYEDYFTGGMGAEAIQTLIRNFDLDAEAEELREIINNGKGQKKMRALKRLKVVAAFQRSGNDPAGMVLDCIPVIPPELRPMVQLDGGRFATSDLNDLYRRVINRNNRLKRMIDLGAPEIIVNNEKRMLQESVDALFDNGRRGRPVSGPGNRPLKSLSDLLKGKAGRFRQNLLGKRVDYSGRSVIIVGPQLKLHECGLPKLMALELFKPFVMKRLVENDFAQNIRSAKRMVERQRPEVWDVLEEAIAEHPVMLNRAPTLHRLGIQAFEPKLVEGKAIQLHPLACEAFNADFDGDQMAVHLPLSAEAQAEARVLMLASNNILSPASGKPLAMPRLDMVTGLYFLTMDKGEDELGGEGAYKPATDDAPAQGVYSSYAEAIMARDRGVLGLQAKIKVRISHLRPPADIEAEQFPDGWEQGQTWLADTTLGRVMFNELLPWNYPYLEGVMVRKGGGSDKIMLGDVINDLAAKYPMITVAQTMDKMKDAGFYWATRSGVTIAMSDVLVLPNKTEMLENYEAEARKIERKYWEQGALTERERYDRLVELWKDATDEVGQAVEDLYPDDNPIPMIVKSGAAGNMRQIWTLAGMKGMVVNSKGDYITRPIKTSFREGLSVLEYFNNSHGSRKGLADTALRTADSGYLTRRLVDVAQDVIVREEDCGTRLGIRVPVAEAVKNAEGEVTSYTGNALIETSVAGRVAATDIKDADDNVLVAAGENLTEAAIEKIVAAGVEQVKVRSVLTCQTATGVCAKCYGKSMATGQLVDIGEAVGIVAAQSIGEPGTQLTMRTFHQGGVGGDITGGLPRVQELFEARVPKNRAPIASVAGTVHLEDEGNFYTLTITPDDGSDNVVYEKLSKRQGLATVRVPMESNPGAMIERTLAEGDHVNVGDRLLRGPADPHDVLEVLGRRGVEQHLVDEVQDVYRAQGVAIHDKHIEIIIRQMLRRGTVIESGSTEFLPGTLVDLSEAKAANAEALASGGQPAELRSEIMGITKASLATESWLSAASFQETTRVLTDAAINKRSDKLIGLKENVIIGKLIPAGTGISRYRNISVKPTEAARNAAYSIPTYGESVYGDDTYGEFTGASVPLDEAFDL; this is encoded by the coding sequence GTGCTCGACGTCAACTTCTTCGACGAACTCCGCATCGGCCTGGCCACCGCCGACGACATCCGCCGTTGGTCCAAAGGTGAGGTTAAGAAGCCGGAGACCATCAACTACCGCACGCTCAAGCCTGAGAAGGACGGCTTGTTCTGTGAGCGCATCTTCGGTCCTACCCGCGACTGGGAATGTGCCTGTGGCAAGTACAAGCGTGTTCGCTACAAGGGCATCATCTGTGAACGCTGCGGCGTTGAGGTGACCAAGTCCAAGGTGCGCCGTGAGCGCATGGGCCACATTGAGCTCGCAGCTCCCGTGACCCACATTTGGTACTTCAAGGGTGTGCCCTCGCGCCTGGGCTACCTGCTTGACCTTGCTCCTAAGGATCTTGAGCGCATCATTTACTTCGCTGCGAACATCATCACCAGCGTTGATGAGGAAGCTCGCCACAACGACCTGTCCACCCTGGAAGCCGAGATGCTTCTGGAAAAGAAGGACGTTGAGGCCGACGCTGAATCCGACATCGCTGAGCGGGCCCAGAAGCTCGAGGAAGACCTCGCAGAGCTCGAAGCCGCAGGTGCCAAGGCTGACGCGCGCCGCAAGGTGCAAAACGCAGCCGAGAAGGAAATGCAGCACATCCGCGAGCGTGCCGAGCGCGAGATCGACCGCCTTGAGGAGATCTGGCAGACCTTCGTCAAGCTGGCTCCGAAGCAGATGATCATCGATGAGACCATCTACGAAGAGCTCATCGACCGCTACGAGGACTACTTCACCGGCGGTATGGGTGCCGAAGCCATCCAGACCCTGATCCGCAACTTCGACCTTGACGCCGAGGCCGAGGAACTGCGCGAGATCATCAACAACGGCAAAGGCCAGAAGAAGATGCGCGCCCTCAAGCGCCTCAAGGTTGTTGCAGCATTCCAGCGTTCGGGCAACGACCCGGCTGGCATGGTGCTCGACTGCATCCCGGTGATCCCGCCGGAGCTTCGCCCCATGGTGCAGCTCGACGGTGGTCGCTTCGCCACCTCGGACCTCAACGACCTCTACCGTCGTGTGATCAACCGCAACAACCGCCTCAAGCGCATGATCGATCTCGGCGCCCCCGAGATCATCGTGAACAACGAGAAGCGCATGCTGCAGGAATCCGTGGACGCGCTGTTCGACAACGGCCGTCGCGGACGCCCCGTGTCCGGCCCTGGCAACCGTCCGCTGAAATCCCTGAGTGACCTGCTCAAGGGCAAGGCTGGCCGTTTCCGTCAGAACCTGCTGGGTAAGCGCGTGGATTACTCCGGCCGTTCGGTGATTATCGTCGGCCCGCAGCTTAAGCTGCACGAGTGTGGTCTGCCCAAGCTCATGGCGTTGGAGCTGTTCAAGCCCTTCGTGATGAAGCGCCTGGTAGAAAACGACTTCGCCCAGAACATCCGCTCCGCGAAGCGCATGGTGGAACGCCAGCGCCCCGAGGTGTGGGACGTGTTGGAAGAGGCTATTGCTGAGCACCCCGTGATGCTCAACCGTGCGCCTACCCTGCACCGCCTGGGTATTCAGGCCTTCGAGCCGAAGCTCGTTGAGGGTAAAGCTATTCAGCTCCACCCCTTGGCATGTGAAGCGTTCAACGCCGACTTCGACGGTGACCAGATGGCTGTGCACCTGCCACTTTCGGCAGAAGCACAGGCTGAGGCGCGCGTGCTGATGCTTGCCTCCAACAACATCCTTTCGCCCGCATCCGGTAAGCCCTTGGCGATGCCGCGTCTGGACATGGTGACTGGTCTGTACTTCCTCACCATGGATAAGGGCGAGGACGAGCTCGGCGGCGAGGGCGCCTACAAGCCCGCCACCGACGATGCTCCGGCACAGGGTGTGTACTCCTCCTATGCGGAGGCCATCATGGCTCGTGACCGCGGTGTGCTTGGCCTGCAGGCCAAGATCAAGGTGCGCATTTCGCACCTGCGCCCGCCGGCAGACATTGAGGCTGAGCAGTTCCCCGATGGTTGGGAACAGGGACAGACTTGGTTGGCGGATACGACCTTGGGTCGAGTCATGTTCAACGAGTTGCTGCCGTGGAACTACCCATACCTCGAGGGCGTCATGGTCCGAAAGGGCGGCGGATCCGACAAGATCATGCTTGGCGACGTCATTAACGATCTCGCAGCCAAGTATCCCATGATCACCGTCGCGCAGACGATGGACAAGATGAAGGACGCCGGTTTCTACTGGGCGACCCGCTCCGGTGTCACCATCGCTATGTCCGACGTGCTCGTGCTCCCGAACAAGACCGAGATGCTCGAAAACTACGAGGCCGAGGCCCGCAAGATCGAGCGCAAGTACTGGGAACAGGGTGCACTCACCGAGCGCGAGCGTTATGACCGCCTGGTGGAACTGTGGAAGGACGCCACCGACGAAGTTGGTCAGGCCGTCGAGGATTTGTACCCCGACGACAACCCGATTCCGATGATCGTGAAGTCCGGTGCTGCCGGTAACATGCGTCAGATCTGGACCCTGGCCGGCATGAAGGGCATGGTTGTGAACTCCAAGGGTGACTACATCACCCGCCCGATCAAGACCTCCTTCCGTGAAGGTCTGTCGGTGCTGGAGTACTTCAACAACTCCCACGGTTCGCGTAAGGGTCTGGCCGACACCGCTCTGCGTACCGCAGACTCCGGTTACCTCACCCGTCGTCTGGTGGACGTGGCGCAGGACGTCATCGTGCGCGAGGAAGACTGCGGCACCCGCCTTGGTATCCGTGTGCCCGTTGCCGAGGCTGTCAAGAATGCCGAAGGCGAAGTCACCTCCTACACCGGCAATGCTCTGATCGAGACCTCCGTTGCTGGTCGCGTGGCTGCTACCGACATCAAGGATGCGGACGACAACGTGCTCGTAGCCGCCGGCGAAAACCTCACCGAGGCCGCCATCGAGAAGATCGTGGCAGCAGGCGTTGAGCAGGTGAAGGTCCGCTCCGTGCTGACCTGCCAGACCGCCACCGGCGTATGCGCCAAGTGCTATGGCAAGTCCATGGCAACTGGCCAACTCGTTGACATCGGCGAGGCAGTGGGCATCGTGGCTGCACAGTCCATTGGTGAGCCCGGTACTCAGCTCACCATGCGTACCTTCCACCAAGGTGGTGTGGGTGGCGACATCACCGGCGGTCTGCCCCGTGTGCAGGAACTCTTTGAGGCTCGCGTGCCCAAGAACCGCGCGCCGATCGCCTCTGTTGCCGGCACCGTGCACCTGGAGGACGAAGGCAACTTCTACACGCTCACCATCACCCCGGACGATGGTTCGGACAACGTGGTGTACGAGAAGCTGTCCAAGCGCCAAGGCTTGGCGACGGTCCGCGTCCCCATGGAATCCAACCCGGGTGCCATGATCGAGCGCACCCTCGCTGAAGGCGACCACGTCAATGTTGGCGATCGCCTCCTGCGTGGCCCCGCCGATCCTCACGACGTGCTCGAGGTTCTCGGCCGCCGTGGCGTGGAGCAGCACCTGGTGGACGAAGTGCAAGACGTGTACCGCGCGCAGGGTGTGGCGATCCACGACAAGCACATCGAAATCATCATCCGCCAGATGCTTCGTCGCGGTACCGTGATCGAGTCTGGTTCCACCGAGTTCCTCCCCGGCACCCTGGTGGACCTCTCGGAGGCAAAGGCCGCCAACGCGGAGGCTCTCGCCTCCGGTGGTCAGCCCGCCGAGTTGCGCAGCGAGATCATGGGTATTACCAAGGCATCGCTGGCTACCGAGTCCTGGCTGTCCGCGGCCTCCTTCCAGGAGACCACCCGCGTGCTGACCGACGCCGCGATCAACAAGCGTTCCGACAAGCTCATCGGCCTGAAGGAAAACGTGATCATCGGTAAGCTCATCCCGGCCGGTACCGGTATCTCGCGTTACCGCAACATCTCGGTGAAGCCCACCGAGGCTGCACGCAACGCCGCTTACTCCATCCCCACCTACGGGGAATCGGTGTACGGCGATGACACCTATGGTGAATTCACCGGCGCATCCGTGCCGCTGGATGAGGCGTTTGACCTCTAA
- a CDS encoding response regulator, which yields MADGVVLVGLVDDQRLVRAGFAMVLASQPDIEVLWEAADGAEAVEKAQTKAVDVILMDIQMPVMNGIEAMKSLRENPARIVALTTFDSHNYVIGALEQGASGFLLKDTEPEALIDAVRTVAEGESVISPKATSTLLKHMRLVEPAGESHRIPTNLIDPLTPREEEILVLMAKGLSNTEIAEVLFISMPTVKTHVGKVLAKTASRDRVQAVLFAFRHGLVTQAELLAESS from the coding sequence GTGGCTGATGGGGTAGTGCTCGTTGGGCTTGTCGACGACCAACGTCTCGTTCGCGCAGGTTTTGCCATGGTACTGGCGTCACAGCCTGATATCGAGGTGTTGTGGGAGGCTGCGGACGGCGCGGAGGCCGTGGAGAAAGCGCAGACGAAAGCGGTGGATGTGATCCTGATGGACATTCAGATGCCGGTGATGAATGGTATCGAGGCAATGAAATCGCTGCGGGAAAACCCTGCCAGAATTGTTGCGCTGACCACCTTTGATTCCCATAACTACGTGATTGGGGCGCTGGAACAAGGGGCCAGCGGGTTTCTGCTCAAAGACACCGAACCAGAGGCACTGATTGATGCCGTGCGCACCGTCGCGGAAGGGGAGAGTGTGATTAGCCCCAAGGCCACCTCCACCCTGCTCAAACACATGCGTCTGGTGGAGCCCGCTGGCGAAAGTCACCGAATACCCACCAACCTCATCGATCCCCTCACACCACGAGAGGAAGAAATCCTCGTGCTGATGGCCAAGGGGTTGAGTAATACGGAAATCGCCGAAGTGCTGTTCATCTCTATGCCGACGGTGAAAACGCACGTGGGTAAGGTGCTGGCCAAAACGGCGTCCCGGGATCGAGTGCAGGCTGTCCTCTTTGCTTTTCGGCATGGCCTCGTGACCCAAGCAGAACTGCTTGCTGAATCATCCTGA